Below is a window of Streptomyces sp. ITFR-16 DNA.
GGCGAAGGCCGCCCGGGCGACGGTGATCAGCTTCTCGCGGTTGCGGCGCGCGTGCGCGCGCAGGGGCCGCGCTGTGCCGGCGGGCGGATGGGCGGCGGGTGGTTCGGCGGCGAGCGGTTCGGCGGAATCGCCGGAGGACACCGGTTCGGGAGTCAAAGCGGAGGAACCTCCGGTAACGTTGCAGTCGGACTGGCGGAGGCACCTCCGCTTTCCCCATCGTCGCACGAGGACGGGATTGCCATGACTTCCAGCACCACCCCTGACTCCGGGATCACGGCCACGGGGGCTCCGCGCCCCGGCGGCCCCGGACCGCTCGCCGGCCGCACCGTCTCCCGGATCGGATACGGCGCGATGCAACTGGAGCGACTGCGCGGCGACCGCGGCGCGGCCCTCTCACTGCTGCGTCACGCGGTCGAACAAGGCATCGACCACATCGACACCGCGCAGTTCTACGGCGACGGCTTCGTCAACGAACTCATCCGTGAGGCCCTGCGCCCCGAGGACGCCGTCCTCGTCGCCAGCAAGATCGGGGCCGACCCGAACCACGGCGGACCCATTCCGATCCGCCCCGCGCAACGCCCGGAGGAGCTGCGGGCGAGCGTCGAGGACAACCTCTCCAGCCTCGGCCTGGACCGGATCCCGCTGGTGAACCTTCGCCGCATGGACGTCCCGCCGGGCATCCCGCTGGGCGCGGACCAGGTGGTCGACCTCGACGACCAGCTCGCCGAGATGACCGCGCTGCGTGACGCGGGGAAGATCGGGGCCATCGGGCTGGGCAATGTGACCGTCGAGGGGCTTCGCCGCGCGGCCCCCGCAGGCATCGCCTGTGTGCAGAACGCCTACAGCCTCGTGGCGCGCGGGGACGAGGAACTGCTCGGGGCATGCGCCGGGGCCGGGATCGCGTGGGTGCCGTACTTCCCGCTCGGCGGCGCGTTCCCCGGGTTCCCGAAGGTGGCGGACGAGCCGGCGGTCATCTCTGCGGCACAGTCGCTCGGCGCCACGCCCGCACAGATCGGCCTCGCCTGGCTTCTGCACCACGCGCCGAACGTGCTGCTCATCCCCGGCACCGCGGACGCCGCCCACCTCGACGCGAACGTCGCCGCAGGCGCGCTCTCGCTGGATGCCACGACACTGGCGGCACTCGACGCCGTCCCTTCCCGCTCGACGGACGTCGCACTGGGCTGACCGGGGCGGCCCTCGGTCCGCCGGGGAAGGTCCGCGACGGGCTCGCCGCGTGGAGGGCGGGGGCTGCGGGGGCCAAGGGGGTCAGGGCCGGGTGCGGGCGAGGGTGCCGGCGGTGAGGGTGGCCAGCAGTTCCCGCAGGGCGGGGGCGAAGTCCATCCGCAGCGCCGCGAGTCCGGGGTCGGCCGCGTAGGCGGCGAGCATGGCCTCGGAGGGGCGGGCGTGCGTCCACACCGCACCGGCGGCCATGATCACCGACGCGGCCAACTGGTGTGCACGCCCGCCCAGTTCGGGCAGATGAATGGCGGCCAGAGCGGCGAACGCGACGACGTTGGCGATGGCGGCCCTCTTGTAGCAGGCGGCGACCTCGGGTGAGACGTTGTGCTCCAGCACCCCCGCCTGCGCGCTGAGCAGGTCGCACAGCATCCGGCGCTCGGCGAGCGAGGCGGTGACCGCCGCCGCGAACTGCTCGCCGCGTTCCGCGACCGGCGCCCCGGCGTCGACGCCGTCCGCGAGCAGGGCGGGCAGCTCGT
It encodes the following:
- a CDS encoding aldo/keto reductase; translated protein: MTSSTTPDSGITATGAPRPGGPGPLAGRTVSRIGYGAMQLERLRGDRGAALSLLRHAVEQGIDHIDTAQFYGDGFVNELIREALRPEDAVLVASKIGADPNHGGPIPIRPAQRPEELRASVEDNLSSLGLDRIPLVNLRRMDVPPGIPLGADQVVDLDDQLAEMTALRDAGKIGAIGLGNVTVEGLRRAAPAGIACVQNAYSLVARGDEELLGACAGAGIAWVPYFPLGGAFPGFPKVADEPAVISAAQSLGATPAQIGLAWLLHHAPNVLLIPGTADAAHLDANVAAGALSLDATTLAALDAVPSRSTDVALG
- a CDS encoding TetR family transcriptional regulator, which produces MSTFQRARSEEQREIRRQAILDTAAAMLDEMSVSAVSLNELSRRVGLAKSNVLRYFESREAVLLELLDQRWKQWTDELPALLADGVDAGAPVAERGEQFAAAVTASLAERRMLCDLLSAQAGVLEHNVSPEVAACYKRAAIANVVAFAALAAIHLPELGGRAHQLAASVIMAAGAVWTHARPSEAMLAAYAADPGLAALRMDFAPALRELLATLTAGTLARTRP